Proteins encoded in a region of the Zea mays cultivar B73 chromosome 4, Zm-B73-REFERENCE-NAM-5.0, whole genome shotgun sequence genome:
- the LOC103654816 gene encoding ABC transporter G family member 39, whose translation MDLVQMGSIAGGSMRRTASSWRASGRSDAFGRSVREEDDEEALRWAAIEKLPTYDRMRKGILTGNAAGAGVEEVDIQGLGMQERKNLIERLVRTAEEDNERFLLKLRDRMELVGIDNPTIEVRFENLNIDAEAYVGNRGVPTMTNFFSNKVMDVLSAMHIVSSGKRPVSILHDISGVIRPGRMSLLLGPPGSGKTSLLLALSGKLDSNLKVSGRVTYNGHDMDEFVPQRTSAYIGQHDVHVGEMTVRETLAFSARCQGVGTRYDMLTELSRREKEANIKPDPDVDVYMKAISVEGQESVVTDYILKILGLEICADTMVGDSMIRGISGGQKKRVTTGEMLVGPAKALFMDEISTGLDSSTTYQIVNSLRQSVHILGGTALIALLQPAPETYELFDDIVLLSEGQIVYQGPRENVLEFFEVMGFKCPERKGVADFLQEVTSRKDQHQYWCRRDEPYRYISVNDFSEAFKAFHVGRKLGSDLKVPFDRTRNHPAALTTSKYGISKMELLRACFSREWLLMKRNSFVYIFKVVQLIILGTIAMTVFLRTTMHRRGVEDGVIFLGAMFLGLVTHLFNGFAELAMSIAKLPIFYKQRDLLFYPSWAYASPTWLLKIPISFLECAVWIGMTYYVIGFDPSIERFFRHYLLLVLVSQMASGLFRLLAALGREMVVADTFGSFAQLVLLILGGFLIARDNIKKWWIWGYWSSPLMYAQNAVAVNEFLGHSWQMVVDRTHSNDTLGVQILKARGIFVDPNWYWIGVGALLGYIMLFNVLFVLFLDWLGPLGKGQAVVSEEELREKHVNRTGQNVELLPLGTASQNPPSDGRGEIAGAESRKRGMVLPFTPLSITFDNIKYSVDMPQEMKDKGITEDRLLLLKGVSGAFRPGVLTALMGVSGAGKTTLMDVLAGRKTGGHIEGDISISGYPKKQETFARIAGYCEQNDIHSPHVTVYESLLYSAWLRLPHEVDSEARKMFVEEVMELVELTPLRGALVGLPGVNGLSTEQRKRLTIAVELVANPSIIFMDEPTSGLDARAAAIVMRTVRNTVDTGRTVVCTIHQPSIDIFEAFDELFLMKRGGEEIYVGPLGRNSCHLINYFEGIEGVKKIKDGYNPATWMLEVTTLAQEDILGINFAEVYRNSDLYRRNKDLISELSTPPPGSKDLYFPTQYSQSFLTQCMACLWKQHKSYWRNPSYTATRIFFTTVIALIFGTIFLNLGKKIGTRQDLFNSLGSMYAAVLFIGIQNGQTVQPIVDVERTVFYREKAAGMYSALPYAFAQVLIEIPHIFLQTVVYGLIVYSLIGFDWTVAKFFWYMFFMFFTFMYFTFYGMMAVAMTPNSDIAAIVSTAFYAIWNIFAGFLIPRPRIPIWWRWYSWACPVAWTLYGLVASQFGDIADIRLEDDGELVKDFVNRFFGFEHDNLGYVATAVVGFTVLFAFVFAFSIKVFNFQRR comes from the exons ATGGACTTAGTGCAGATGGGGAGCATCGCCGGCGGGAGCATGCGGCGGACGGCGTCGTCGTGGCGGGCGTCCGGGCGGAGCGACGCGTTCGGCCGGTCCGTGCgggaggaggacgacgaggaggcGCTGCGCTGGGCGGCCATCGAGAAGCTGCCCACCTACGACCGCATGCGCAAGGGCATCCTCACGGGGAACGCGGCCGGCGCCGGCGTCGAGGAGGTGGACATCCAGGGGCTCGGCATGCAGGAGCGCAAGAACCTCATCGAGCGCCTCGTGCGCACCGCCGAGGAGGACAACGAGCGCTTCCTGCTCAAGCTCCGCGACCGCATGGAGCT GGTTGGGATCGATAATCCGACGATAGAGGTGCGTTTTGAGAACCTGAACATCGACGCCGAGGCCTACGTCGGCAACCGAGGTGTCCCCACGATGACCAACTTCTTCTCCAACAAAGTCATG GATGTACTAAGTGCTATGCACATCGTCTCTAGCGGGAAGAGGCCTGTCTCCATCCTTCACGATATCAGTGGGGTCATAAGACCCGGCAG AATGTCCTTGCTGCTTGGCCCTCCTGGATCCGGGAAAACAAGTCTACTTCTGGCTTTGTCAGGGAAACTTGACTCCAATCTGAAG GTGTCAGGAAGAGTAACTTACAATGGTCATGACATGGATGAATTTGTCCCTCAGAGGACATCGGCGTACATCGGGCAGCACGATGTTCACGTCGGCGAAATGACGGTCCGGGAAACACTTGCCTTCTCCGCAAGATGTCAAGGAGTCGGAACACGTTATG ACATGCTTACTGAACTTTCAAGAAGGGAGAAAGAAGCCAACATTAAACCAGATCCTGATGTCGATGTTTACATGAAG GCTATCTCCGTGGAAGGTCAGGAGAGCGTGGTTACAGATTACATCCTCAAG ATTCTGGGTCTGGAGATCTGTGCGGATACAATGGTTGGAGACTCTATGATCAGAGGTATCTCAGGAGGACAAAAGAAGCGTGTCACTACCG GCGAGATGCTTGTTGGTCCAGCTAAGGCGCTATTCATGGATGAAATCTCCACCGGCCTGGACAGCTCCACAACATATCAGATCGTCAACTCTCTAAGGCAGTCGGTCCACATCCTTGGTGGAACTGCACTTATCGCATTGCTTCAGCCTGCGCCTGAAACATACGAGCTCTTCGATGACATTGTTCTCCTCTCGGAGGGCCAAATTGTGTACCAGGGTCCTCGGGAGAATGTCCTGGAATTTTTTGAGGTCATGGGCTTCAAATGTCCTGAGAGAAAAGGTGTTGCAGACTTCTTGCAAGAA GTTACATCTAGGAAGGATCAGCACCAGTACTGGTGTAGAAGAGACGAGCCATACAGATACATCTCAGTTAACGACTTTTCAGAGGCATTCAAAGCATTCCATGTTGGCCGTAAGCTGGGATCAGATCTCAAGGTGCCCTTCGATCGCACCAGGAACCATCCTGCAGCTCTCACAACGTCAAAGTATGGTATCAGCAAGATGGAACTTCTCAGAGCATGCTTCTCTAGGGAGTGGCTACTGATGAAGAGGAACTCATTTGTTTATATCTTCAAAGTAGTCCAG CTCATAATTCTTGGAACAATTGCAATGACGGTCTTCCTGCGCACAACAATGCATCGACGTGGTGTCGAAGATGGGGTGATATTTCTGGGCGCCATGTTCCTTGGACTAGTCACACATTTGTTCAATGGTTTTGCTGAGCTCGCCATGAGTATCGCAAAGCTGCCGATATTTTATAAGCAGAGGGACCTCCTCTTCTATCCATCATGGGCATATGCATCGCCTACATGGTTGCTAAAGATACCAATATCATTCTTGGAATGTGCTGTGTGGATCGGCATGACTTACTATGTCATTGGCTTTGATCCAAGCATCGAAAGGTTCTTTCGCCATTACCTTCTGCTTGTACTAGTCAGCCAGATGGCATCTGGTCTTTTCCGGCTTCTTGCTGCACTAGGAAGAGAAATGGTTGTCGCAGACACATTTGGGTCATTCGCGCAGCTTGTTCTTCTGATTCTTGGTGGCTTCTTGATAGCAAGAG ATAACATTAAAAAATGGTGGATCTGGGGCTACTGGTCCTCCCCTCTGATGTATGCCCAGAATGCCGTAGCGGTGAATGAGTTCCTTGGCCATAGCTGGCAGATG GTTGTCGATAGGACACATAGCAACGACACACTCGGTGTTCAAATCCTAAAGGCCCGTGGCATTTTTGTCGATCCAAACTGGTATTGGATTGGTGTTGGTGCATTGCTTGGGTATATCATGCTCTTCAACGTACTCTTCGTTCTGTTCCTTGATTGGCTTGGCC CACTTGGAAAAGGTCAGGCCGTTGTTTCTGAAGAGGAACTGAGGGAGAAGCATGTAAACCGTACTGGTCAAAATGTTGAGTTGCTGCCTCTTGGAACAGCTTCCCAGAATCCGCCTTCAGATG GAAGAGGAGAAATTGCTGGAGCTGAAAGCAGGAAGAGAGGAATGGTACTTCCATTTACGCCGTTGTCCATCACCTTTGACAATATCAAATACTCGGTGGACATGCCTCAG GAAATGAAAGATAAAGGTATTACTGAAGATCGGCTACTGCTGCTGAAGGGTGTAAGCGGAGCCTTCAGACCAGGAGTCCTTACAGCACTGATGGGAGTCAGTGGAGCGGGTAAAACTACCCTGATGGATGTATTGGCGGGAAGGAAAACTGGTGGTCACATTGAAGGAGATATTTCAATCTCTGGATACCCAAAGAAACAAGAGACCTTTGCTCGGATTGCTGGCTACTGTGAGCAAAATGATATTCATTCTCCACATGTCACTGTTTATGAATCCCTCCTGTACTCCGCATGGCTCCGGTTGCCCCATGAAGTGGATTCAGAAGCAAGAAAG ATGTTTGTGGAAGAAGTCATGGAACTCGTGGAATTGACACCACTGAGGGGAGCATTGGTAGGACTGCCAGGAGTAAATGGTTTATCCACAGAACAGCGGAAGAGACTCACTATTGCTGTTGAGCTCGTGGCCAACCCATCCATCATATTCATGGACGAACCAACTTCTGGACTAGATGCTAGGGCAGCTGCAATTGTGATGAGGACAGTCCGAAACACGGTGGACACCGGAAGGACGGTTGTCTGCACAATCCACCAGCCTAGCATTGATATCTTTGAAGCTTTTGATGAG CTATTTCTGATGAAACGGGGAGGGGAAGAAATATATGTCGGACCTTTGGGACGCAACTCATGCCATCTAATTAACTACTTTGAG GGAATAGAAGGAGTAAAGAAAATCAAGGATGGTTACAACCCTGCAACATGGATGTTGGAAGTGACCACCTTAGCTCAAGAAGATATCCTTGGGATCAACTTTGCTGAAGTATACAGAAACTCTGACCTATACCG GAGGAATAAAGATTTGATTAGTGAACTAAGCACACCACCACCAGGGTCCAAGGACTTGTACTTCCCAACCCAGTACTCACAGTCCTTCCTCACACAATGCATGGCTTGCCTGTGGAAGCAGCACAAGTCTTACTGGAGAAATCCATCATATACCGCAACTAGGATCTTCTTCACAACAGTTATTGCTCTCATCTTCGGAACTATCTTCTTAAACTTGGGAAAGAAAAT TGGCACTAGGCAGGACCTTTTCAATTCTTTGGGGTCCATGTATGCAGCAGTTCTTTTCATTGGAATTCAGAATGGTCAAACTGTGCAGCCAATTGTGGATGTCGAGCGAACAGTTTTCTACCGAGAAAAGGCAGCTGGGATGTACTCTGCTCTACCCTATGCTTTTGCACAG GTTCTTATTGAGATCCCACACATCTTCCTTCAGACAGTTGTGTATGGTCTCATTGTCTACAGCCTGATTGGCTTTGATTGGACAGTTGCAAAGTTCTTCTGGTATATGTTCTTCATGTTCTTCACCTTCATGTACTTCACATTTTATGGAATGATGGCAGTCGCCATGACACCAAACAGCGACATTGCGGCTATAGTCTCAACTGCATTCTACGCAATATGGAACATCTTTGCCGGCTTCCTTATCCCCCGCCCG AGGATACCAATATGGTGGAGATGGTACTCGTGGGCTTGCCCAGTGGCTTGGACACTATATGGACTTGTTGCCTCACAATTTGGAGACATCGCAGACATCAGGCTGGAAGATGACGGGGAACTAGTGAAAGATTTCGTCAACAGATTCTTTGGATTCGAGCATGACAACTTGGGTTATGTAGCTACCGCTGTTGTTGGATTCACTGTTCTCTTTGCTTTCGTCTTTgccttctccatcaaagtcttcAACTTCCAGAGAAGATAA